The genomic region tacctactaataatatcgctacgttacgttctctaggcatctacgcgctatacgccttaccgtgttctatattctaatacgactctacgcgttctcgagttctacggttctgtctgttcctattattacgcgttccttacctagatccgcgatctaggtagggtagtagaacaaactgtaagggcgcgcgtattatagggtccgaacgagatagttgttgttctacgaagctacgaaagaggagcgcgaggcgcggcgaagttataaagcaaagctaagccgcgctaacccgatacggaaggtccgcggtttagccgggccgacgtagctatagtagggggtcgcgggctacccgtaatagtatcccccctcctaaaacacgccttagtcctctaagcgttatctaccttataaggccacttgcctatcgagctctataattacgcgaacgcctaattatcctctagtgccctatcgttatccgataacatcgcattcgctctattaagactatcctcgaccggcttccttcgagaaatatattgcctagttagctagcttgccctagacctACGTCTGTCTTTAgctagtactcgcgtataatccttataactaaagttaggtattattataggctctataggctctactcgagtatcgaatatatacggagtagattctattagaggtaaggctcgaggcgacttattcgtaaTGGTAtctttcggaatgaccctaatcgtattaagcccgagcaccttagtagctagtagggactagtcagatagagctacgaagcctataggcgtagataactccggccggttatagtaaaagtctataatagcggcggccgcgtgtttaagtatatcctctataggttactaggtcttactatcctcctcgttctaatatctagcccatttcaccttatactatatatctaccttacgcttatgccccttctttaccttacctacccgcttacgggtatatatattaaggatctttccCACCTtgtatatatacgtaggtactactactatatcggctactatattagcctcggtagtgttaggttcgatagttatcggtagtagcggcgctagatactaccctttaagtagtaggaaatcggggtggtcggctcgttatagtagtaaggtatagaagtagttattaagtcctgctagagcgtctaatagttttagtcgataagagagtctagccggtatgacttccgtaatctagtaagggccggcatatttcctatctagcttcttagatagtcgagtcgtacggatattcttagtactaagatatacctaattacctaccttatagtctagaggaatgcttcggtagcggtttgctacttctacttagagagcttataacattcgtatattctcttaaaggtacttataaagctcgtaaattcgacgtataaaggtttctactaatcgcgtatctagtcgctagagagtagttagtcctccctcctttctagcgtttaggttaactcgctctataaacttagggttgtagcctaaggtagcgtagaacggcgacataCTAGTAGTCTCGGACAGGTAATTGTTGATTACGAACTGAGTAAGGCATAGCCATTCTGCCTAGTTTTCCTATGCCTtgttagtaaatatacgaagatactgttctatcgcctagttagtacgttctaactatctattagtttctaggtaatacaaagaacttagcttacgatttatacggagcatcttatagtatttcttctagaaggtagtaacctactacttactacggtctaatataatagtattaggaaacccgcgccgatagaatatatgtttaaggaaaagccttgccgcattctatactattattacgctaatagggattagctcgacttccttagtaagcctattagtaacggtcataatgttgttatagactataccgttaagagtactatctaggagtccgataacgaagtcgactataatatgtttctaaggccgatctagaacaggaagtggctataataatcctagtggctaggagtatagagattttgttatacggtaggtacggcaattcgcggtatatctacgtacggatctcgctaatctaggctagtagaatttacgtactacgagttcataagtacgagctcgtcctagatagcctactactagagcgttatagtttatcttgattatcctagtctataaggcttagttatttagtacctataagctctagccgtcgtattgatttcgaatatatagcaggtcgctatctactttatagtgtgctaggtaaatcttcgctctctatagtagtgtaggagtacggtctttctataggtccttaatcgcggtcttgagctcgttattggttacgtacgccgtcgacattcgatactcgagttcggcttcccgttaacttttacgcgtcgccggttgtttagtaggcgcatctcgttctataggcataaactctttagctttagggtctagctatactagttcctcttcttccggcgtatcttctactattacctatagtaaggcgatcttaaggaatcgcttaggaggtagcaatgtctaatactaatgctagttccgagggtcgtttaccccctacggaaggtcctagctacgtctcgttaggctgtctagctttgTACCTTAACgtcctagacggtatattatcttaaagttgaactataataagaacttagcctaacgcgcttgtcgccgatttagctactttgtctttataaagtattctaggttcttatagtcggtataaatcttgactagctataagtcgttattatctacttcgtaggcgagctcgggtctctattccttaaaagccttaataatagctaatagttccttgttatagatttcataattacactcctatagactcaacttcttcgagtagaaggctataggatgtagCATACCCTTCTCGTTATACTATAAAAGTACGCCGgcgtttataaaatctaaagaatctgtctctactaccgtttccctacctagtatataataTACGAGTATACCGGCTTTACTGAAcgtagctttcaaattgttaaaggctcgttagtaatctagtaactattgaatccttctgttcttatGATTGCTTATtccgtccgacttggtcaggtttataagaggagtagctatacgcgaaaatgcttcgatgaaccgcctatagaagttagcaaatctaaggaaggcctagacatcctttaggttcttaggagcttcctatgtctaaatacattcgagtttctcggggtctatctcgataccgttaggggttataattagcctaagatacctcaccttctattagtagaattcgcttttATCGATGTCCACTATAAGTCCTAcatcgcgtagcttagtaagaaccttccgtacgtgtttaatgtgctcctctaaggtgtcactaaagataagtacgttatctaggtaggccgatacaaagtcgtctaggtgttcttataagaccttgttaatatataattagaacgatactagtccgttatataagccgaatagcagcactagacactcgtagatgccgtatcgtatcgtaaacgccgttaactactcgtgccctttagctatccgtaacttgttaaaggctactataatatctagcttcgtaaagtacttcttaccgtatatacggttaagcgtctcttatattaagggaatcggataccggttcttaatagtgatcgtattcaatcctctatagtcgatataaacacgtagcccacctctaggcttacgtactactagtactagtataggagactagctcgtcttttgccctactttccgtaccttccctttagatatttactcgtctagctatttcttgactacctcgttctccttcttagctaggccgtagggcttacggtatagtggctcttatagactattaggcttaatataaatcttataatctacgcctagtcggtaaggtaggagtcctttataatccttagctaagaaagcgtccgtaatatcgtagtatatcggcggcaacttctcctttaGGTTGTAATTAAACTActtgttcaagaattggtctagattattagtagctattacacttagcttaagctctccgtcgtcgctcttacgcctagtaggcataatatagaagcacttagccctaggccggtacgcgtacattccctacgcgcgttaagaaacgccctagtagtctacttcttcatcgtctatGTCGTCTAGGTTATATAATGAGACGTTTAGCTccgcccctcctactataaagctcgctacttctctagtaaagggctctagtccgtaccgtactagtgcctacttcttcttctcgcgatAGTTTAGGGATTATACTGTTATTAATGTCTTATTCTATAGATAGTGACCAAAGTAGTAATCCGATCTAAATACTACCTCGCCtgtctcctagaagatgtttaggttgtacgctataagctacggtaggctaaagacgatgttatattcgaggtcggtgacgtagtataacatttactcgtaataatcgccgataactacgtctataagggccgcGTATGTGATCTGCCGTGTAGTagccgttctatctcctagtattagtcgtcggctttacgttaaagggattaggggtattatgtacttacgtataaatttctagttaagaaagagagaggtagaagtagaatctataaggcctcgagcctttctatattatattattacgggttataatatataaggtatatagctagctataatttatctagtacgtataccgatatcttaagctccttactatagtctattaccgtctcttacattccgtgtctcttaatcttatgctctttctgtcctaggaagttcgggtgaccgctatctactacgcttaggtagcggtcgtgcTATTTTCCTActacggatcggcggctagggaactaaggttcgcgttcggattcggcgtagtattacgtagacgcggtaggcgatagtcgctatcatacctatatattaggtatttagggttagtcgatacgtaagaacctatacggtagcggtagcacttaccctacttcttaaggtcttcgcgctacttacggttaagcgtaggtaggttctatagatatgtcggtagatcctccttcttcttagtactagcgtactgtagtaggcgctatactaaggcacctactataccggtagcggtactagtaactacgttaccgttatcctagttattctagccgctattaccgttcgagttactattactacgggggcgctccttctacgggtatagtcgatctgtctcgtagaagctctcgtctagtGCGGTgtactcctcgataacgtcttatatactatctaggcggcggtcgacttcgcggtcgccgaaggtcttaataaagtacttacggtttagtcggttacggaacagtataagctcggtcttatcggtctataatatctaggcgcgtaacttcgagtagcgtatatagaaggctataaaggtttcgccttaTTCTTgcttataggtagtaatattaactatagccttagttcctttattacgtatactatattagcgtgtTATCTAATAtaataactcttctctagtcttgaactcgttaaaggactactatctaggcatagggatcctcggcttaatgcttcgctaaggatcaccttacgtctacctatatacgaagcgtagactatctaccttagtacggaaggttgctatagttagctttaggagaacactactatactagctatcgaaattagggtcattatcgttcttaaagtgcTTAGGGTCAGGTACacccttaccgatctctataccgcgagtaagggtacggttaatagtaaagagacgttctagaaggttaactagtagtatctaggtacgggtgttacgtattctcgagtcacgactattgttaggtcctagtcgcggacggtcgttattacgtcctcggctattattactacggtaATAGTCGTCTCTATCGTTATTACTACCACCGCTACCGCcacctctactagtagcttcgcgatacctacgtaatagctactcgagtaaggtctcgcgtaggcgggaacgagagggtcggcggcctaagcggcctctacctccgttctatatagtatctcctaccttaagccgagcctttaggttatcgacttcttgttatagggcctagttcttcaccttagtatcttgtgccttcttcttctccttctcgtagatctcgctaaactacttatataggttattagcttccttatatttcttctctagctcttataacttagctaggtcgtaatccttcttactcttaagatctactactattttctatataacaagctctttacttcgtagcatcttatagatacggtcgtattcggtatatagcgtagtatactaggtgttctagaggtcgttagctcgctctattacatcgagttgtctacccttagtaattgccgtattaactacttatagtacgaagtcgtaggtagtcttcgggtattaggatataagggtcgtaaggttgtctagggtaacattctagtattcggatacgagaatatATTCTACCTTATCGAGTaatagatacacctcgtctaggtcgccgcctaggttctcttcgagcttaaactcgaacagttctataaagtcaatcttactaccttcttctcgctcgaaggccttctagtaagctttattaatctcttattatagcgcgacaccggtgtctactataacccgccggttatcgtcctatatctaactctaagggaAAGAGtagaggtcggggaaaagagatatacgctacttacttttgcccttaggcttaggtagcggtagtataccgccgttcgctatttataaagttatactatctaggttcgggggaggcgtaacggtgcctatatcctaactatctacgagcgcgcgaaTACCTACTAATGATATCGCtacgttacgttctctaggcatctacgcgctatacgccttaccgtgttctatattctaatacgactctacgcgttctcgagttctacggttctgtctgttcctattattacgcgttccttacctagatccgcgatctaggtagggtagtagaacaaactgtaagggcgcgcgtattatagggtccgaacgagatagttgttgttctacgaagctacgaaagaggagcgcgaggcgcggcgaagttataaagcaaagccaagccgcgctaacccgatgcggaaggtccgcggttcagccgggccgacgcagctacagtggggggtcgcgggctgcccgtgacaCTGTCCAAATTGCGACATTAGCTACTTAGCAGCAGAAACATACCctaggaccgcgctaaggtAGCGTTAACATCGCGGATGGACCATGGAAAGTACTCCTTTGTCATTGTATATGTGCGAACGTGCCGCGCCAAGGGCCTCACACATCAGAGATATCAGAAGTCTAGGAAGGCAGAATGGTCTTCTGGTGGTTGACGTATGCTGTCATTGTTGATGTCGACGCTTGCTAGGAGGTATGTTGTCTTTCACACCGGAGGATGAGGATGAGGCGTGAGGTCGAACACTTTTGGCACTCGAGCTTCGCCGCGGCCATAAGTCTCGGCAATGTGCACTTTCCACCAAGCGAGACTTTGCGTGCAGTCAACCACACCCTACAACCTGGAACGCACCATTCGATACCGCCTAGCGCCCCTACTGAGCCGATCTGGACGAGCGACAGGTACTCGCGCACTGACTTGGGAGCGACTCAGTAGGTACACAAAATGCCTGGCGTTCTAGCACCTGAGCACCAACAAGCAGAAAAGGCACGAAAGCCCACCAAGAACGAGCTTCGTCGCGCGAAGAAGAAGCAGAAGAAGAGCGATGTAAGTGAATTGCCGAAATATGCGTCGCATATGCTAATGCTGATGTGTACAAAGGCGCCCGTAGAGACACCACAATCAGATTCGAATGCGCCGGGTCAACCAGCAGAACCGATCCAGCCGGTAGAACCCTCCAAGGACGACCCGATCCAGGATGTGCCTGCCGTCGAAAACGATGACGAACTGCCTACAGATGATCCTCTCTTCTCCCAATTTGCTGGTGTCTTTGCCAAGTTTAAGGAAGAGGACAAGGAGGATCCCGCCCTGAAGGAACCTGAAAAGCCCGAAGTCTTCTACGATGACGACGACAACATCCAGGACGAAGACGAAGAGGCGGAGACGAAGCAGCGGTCATCGAAGAAGGCGCGGAAAATGGCGAACAAGTTAAGCATAGCAGAACTGAAGGCCATTGTGCGAAAGCCCGAGATTGTGGACTGGACAGATACTTCGGCGCAAGATCCGAAGCTTTTGGTGAACATCAAGAGCTCGCGAAATGTGGTGCCGGTACCAACACACTGGAGTCTGAAGAGGGAGTATCTCAGCAGCAAGCGGGGTATCGAAAAGCCAGGATTTGCCCTGCCCAAGTTCATCGCTGAGACTGGCATTTCGGACATGCGCGATGCAGTGTTGGAGAAGCAGGCAGAGGCGACTTTGAAGCAACAGCAGCGAGCAAGGGTATCAGGAAAGACGGGCAAGCTGGACATCGACTACCAGAAACTCTACGAGGCATTCTTCCGGCGGCAAACGAAACCTTCACTCACTCGATACGGCGAAGTCTACTACGAAGGCAAAGAATTCGAGACCAACTTGCGACATCTGCGACCAGGTGAGCTTAGCGAGGAGTTGAAGGAGGCATTGAACATGCCACCAGGTGCCCCGCCGCCGTGGCTGATCAACCAGCAAAAGATTGGTCCCCCTCCATCTTATCCCGCCCTCAAGATCGCCGGCCTCAATGCGCCGCCTCCGCCTGGAGGCCAGTGGGGTTTCCACCCTGGTGGATATGGTAAGCCACCAGTTGACGACCAAAACAGGCCACTCTTCGGTGGAGATGTGTTCGGGATGACGATGGACGAAGGCAGCCAGAAAGATACCACTCAGGCGGAAGCAGTGGACAAATCGCTGTGGGGTGAGTTGCAACCACCGGCCAaggaagaagaggaggaagagGAAGAGGAAGATGAGGACGAAGAAGAGGAAGAGGAAGATGACAGTGGCAGGAGGACAGGTCTAGAGACTCCATATGGTGGTACCGAGACGCCAGGCGGCATAACGAGCACTGTTCCGACCGACTTTATGGGCTCTCGAGGCTTACCGGACGAGATGAATTTGCGAAAACAGCGACTGGGCACCGAGACGGAAGCGAGCTCACATCCACGATCTGCTGGTCAAGTGCTCAACGAGCGCTCGATACGAAACGAAGGCTTTTTTGGTGGCGAGCGTGCATACGATTTGTCTGGTAGCAACAACATCCCTGTGCTTGGTCAAGAGCAAAGCGGCAGGAAGAGGAAGGCAGGAGATCTTGATGTGTCCATGGATCCAGATGCGCTGCTGCGCGATGACAAGATGAGCAAAGATGAGTTGCGAAGACAGTATGATGCACAGCGAGCACAGCAGAACCCAGGAGGATGGCAAGGTGGAGCAGCGGATGGCGAGGACTTGAGTGGAATGGTGGCCGAGGAGAGTGCGAAGAGGCAAAAGAGAGATAAGGAGAGGGCGGCTCAGAGGGGTGGCAAGAGATAGTACTGAGGGGATTGCTTTGAATGGACTTGGATCAGGAAAGGAAGGAGCACGAGGTCGCAAGGATCAGTGTAACATGATGAATGGCTCAAAGAAGAGCCGGCTTCAGGTGTGTAAAAAGCGAATGACATGGCAGGGGAGAGTACCTCCTAGATGATGGAGGTCCGCAGGGTATCGAAAGCTCGAATGATGGACGTCTCGAAGCGTGTTACTTTTCGATCTCGATTATGACTAATGCTTCTGGTATCGTGAGACCTTGTGCTGGAGGGAGCTCTATCGGCAGTATGGACAGGTTCAGGGTAATGGAGGGTGGTTGGTTGGATGCGAGGTGAACCGTTGTATGCACGTGCTGCAGGCCGCCAAGACCGGAGCTCTCCGCAAAGCGCGTCAACCTCGAACGAGTCTCTGCCATCAGCAGGAACAAGCTTGGAACCTGACGTGTCTCGAGGCAGTCACGCACCGTGCACGAAATGGACCGAGACCGGGACAGTCGCAGGTGAGTAACGCGAATACATGCACGACACAGCAATAAACATCTTTGTATGCGCTATGGAGCATCCGACACCGCAATGCCCTCCTGACGAAGTGGAGGATGGAGAATTATCAGAGCATTATCACGACCATGTCAACATCACAGAGCACCCGCGACGTGGCCGCAGAGTGGACTCAGCGAGGGCTATCACAGCCAGAGACAGTGTCAGAGATGTGGATGCTGACCCGCGCAGACGTGCAGACGTCCCACCTGAAGACCAGTATGGCTCTGGCAGAGGGCAGTCATATCGCCCGGGCAATGTTGTGCGAGACCGATCCCCACCTCGCGCCGACACATACAGAGCACGATCACCACCGCGCCGACCCGACTACCACGACACTCGCGCCGACACATACCGCGCTCGTCCTCGAAGCAGAACACCACCTCCGCGGCGAGACGAGTACCGACGACGATCGCCTTCTCCTCCACGCTATCGTGACGCTCGAGAGGCAGTGCCAAGAGGAGGTGACAGCTACAGAGGCCGGCCACGGTCGCCACCTCCGAGAAGAGAAGACCTGCCACGAGACGACCTCTTTAGGAGAGAGCCCGTAAGAGACGACAGAGGCTATCGAGACACCAGAGACTTCAGAGATGAGAGGGACGGCCGTTTTGCTGCACCGATCGCCGAGCGCTCGCCACTTCCTCGCTATCGGGAACGTAGTGCTGTCCCGCTGAAGAGGACACGAGAGCCGTCACCCATCTCTAGCAGAGGCAGACGCTCACCACCACCCGTCAAGCGAGAGCGACTAGCGAGTCCTCCAAGAGCAGGCAGATACGATGACTACCCACCTTCACGAGCCGTCAGTCCGCCACGGAGGAGATACTCGCCAGACCCACGAGACCGCCGTCCTTCTCCACCACGAGGCGTGACTAGAGACTACCGCCCGGCTCGTTCCAGATCGCCAATGGCTAGGAACGATAGAGTCGATCCTCGAGCAGTAGACGATTGGAGAAGACCGCGTTCACCCGTCCGTGACACCAGACACGACTACCTCAATCGTGAAGAGTCTGTTGTCAACTCAACCGCGACTAGTCGTCGCTCTTCACCTCCAGTACACCCCAGCAGAGCTGCTCTAAACCCAGCCTTTGAAGACAGACCAAGAAGCAGCAGAGCCTCGCCTCGAGACCCATACAACGATCGTGAGCCGTATCGTGCTGGTGACCCAGAACCACGACGCAACACTTACAATGCAGTGCCAGCTTATGACGATGAACCGAGCTACTCGGCGCCGGTCCATGATGCCGTGCCACCGCCACGAGAGCCACGCCGTTCCGATGATGCACCACTACCAATTCGTGCACCTCCCACCGGACCAAGCTCGCAGCGCGCAACTTCTATGTCGATGGCTCCACCTACGGGCCCTGCTGCGTCAGGTGCAGCTCCCTCCGGTCCTAGAGCGGCCGGCGCTCCACCAGCTGGTCCTCGTGGCTCAGCGGCACCTCGAGGCGACTTTGCTCCACGTGGCAGAGGGGGATTCGGAAGTGACTTTGCACCCCGTGGTCGAGGAGGATTCAGAGGAGGCTTCGATGGTGGCTTCCGCGGAGGCAGAGGTATGTAGCTAATACTGAGCGTGATCTTGACTGCG from Fulvia fulva chromosome 2, complete sequence harbors:
- a CDS encoding Pre-mRNA-splicing factor; translation: MPGVLAPEHQQAEKARKPTKNELRRAKKKQKKSDAPVETPQSDSNAPGQPAEPIQPVEPSKDDPIQDVPAVENDDELPTDDPLFSQFAGVFAKFKEEDKEDPALKEPEKPEVFYDDDDNIQDEDEEAETKQRSSKKARKMANKLSIAELKAIVRKPEIVDWTDTSAQDPKLLVNIKSSRNVVPVPTHWSLKREYLSSKRGIEKPGFALPKFIAETGISDMRDAVLEKQAEATLKQQQRARVSGKTGKLDIDYQKLYEAFFRRQTKPSLTRYGEVYYEGKEFETNLRHLRPGELSEELKEALNMPPGAPPPWLINQQKIGPPPSYPALKIAGLNAPPPPGGQWGFHPGGYGKPPVDDQNRPLFGGDVFGMTMDEGSQKDTTQAEAVDKSLWGELQPPAKEEEEEEEEEDEDEEEEEEDDSGRRTGLETPYGGTETPGGITSTVPTDFMGSRGLPDEMNLRKQRLGTETEASSHPRSAGQVLNERSIRNEGFFGGERAYDLSGSNNIPVLGQEQSGRKRKAGDLDVSMDPDALLRDDKMSKDELRRQYDAQRAQQNPGGWQGGAADGEDLSGMVAEESAKRQKRDKERAAQRGGKR